The sequence TATTATGGAACGCTTTATATACGAAAAatatagcaatatttttttgataattatttCTATTGTAATTTTCGATTTCCATAAACACCATAATCCCagtctttttaatttgaatcttatacgTATCACTTGGTCAATCAAAtggcaatcatttgatctatttATAATTGCTATATTGAACTGGTAAAACCTACATCAAAAGTTATatatgaattaaaaaatatacTCCTATGATATAGATGAACCTATCTATATAAAtttgaagtgaatataatacgcGCTTCATGAAttcttccaatgtatgttgtgtggatatctagtaatagTTACAAGgcacgccaataaatttgactcaggctggaaatttcattcgttatatgacaACCTTGTGGAAATAACgttgagaaaagttttatgtaTCAAAAGATTAAcatatatatttgacatgatgttgaatacacctTGTAGCTAtcgttggaaatgctaatagtgaaaaatcattagaatatcatataatgtgaagaaGAAAATTTGGCTCAGTGTaggcgtatcatactttatagagaaattacgCTAGCAAGAcgtacttgctgactgcagttttttttgaatttacagacttttgaaatcctgtctgaagatttttgaaatttttacctggcaactCTGCCTCCAGTCGTTAggtccagagatgccaggtctgcagatttgtctgtaaatgtgcagatttggggtatagtgctgcagacattttttgttgtgcagacttttgaaatcctcgcagatttttacagagttttgaaattttcgaagactttcgtctatatttacagacttttgaaatttccgcgacctttttttttttgctcaaatcagttttgcgtgtcatactttctagagaaattgctgccagcttgGCTGCcaacaagacatacttgctgactgcagatttttttttcagatttacagaccctgtctgcagatatttgaaatttttacctggcatctctggtcaggTCTTGTGTAGGGATGTCGCGTTTTTTGAAATACTCGATTAGTAAATAATCGAATACAacttttcaaactaatcgatttgcTTGATTAATCGTGcagaattactcgattaatcgattagcttgcGATTAAGCATGACTAAATTTGATGggcgatctaacgttgtgtttcactGCTAGATGCGTACGTGTGCGAGGATGATGATTGCAATAttagctgtcaaaatacaagggaaaacaaatttttacttGTAAAATCCTTTATAACTTACATACAACGTCATTTTTTCGAGCGtaaagttaattttagtgtgagaaaaatcaatttctaCCTATGTTATTGTAGCAGCACCCAAGATTCTGTTTTAAACCATGCATATTTTCAGATCTGATCTTAACATgcatgaaaaggttatgttgataacttggaatgattttattcgtcgcgtacattataaaatattacttgAAAGACCGCACAGATGCGCAAACCTAAGCGAATATGCGATATTATGATGAGGAATAGTTTTTACTAAGAACTAGTTCCGGATCTCGATATTGATCAACATATCatcttataaaaacaaaaatgattacacgaaacgaaagaaaataaattttcttacattttaAAATAAACAGTTCTTATAACAGGTCCTagaattctacaaaataattgaaattatataagaaaaaatcaatcttAAGAAAGGtttaaataatgaaacttagatGGCGCGTCAGGTGAAATTAGTTCTACGTTCGATTGTCAATTTTGTTTAAGTCGATTTGTTGTTTCAAGTGGTGCCAGATTGTTTTCGAAACAACTTACTTATTTCACgcacaaaaattaaacaaatgccTAGGAATTAGAATGTATAGATATtcttatttgaatcaaatattggTCTCGTTTTTATAAACACCAATAAGTCACATggcaaaattttctttgaagaaATGCAGGCGAACTATTCAAAATAGAGCATATTTTTAACGACCAAACGAAAGGGAGAACTTTTCTTCTTCGATTACTGTTATGATATACACTCAGCCAGTACATAACAGATCTTCAAGTAAGTGGCAGGGTGCTTAGTGACTTTAAAACAAACACGACATATTTTTGTAATAAGCACAATTTGTATGGAGCAACCATGTCCTCGATTGAAGTAATAACATTCGAGTTTGAATCTATTGATTTGATGTTTGATGAGCAACTAACCGTTTccagggctggcaataatcaactcagtacttcatcatcaccgagttcagctcacctgcaaatcagtttcaaaagcatcactgaacgagttgagtaactgggtaaccattcgtatagagaaaacatcgtctcaacatcgtagtgtcaagcaatcagcagatgagcgctgactGCTCGttaaatattagaacccactgagagacgatttgtgagttgtgatttgatgtgtttgtacatcaacacattgaatcagattcttatgaaactgtctcgcttgtattccccacccaccagagttgccatgggcggccaatgttcgaatcgatgccatttcaatccatttCTCAAGACATGTTCTCGCGTGCTGGAGAACGCATTCGTTttagtagccagttgtgtttagctcgagacatgaaagtcaatcgtttatggtatacatcacactacggttcgacatttgttttcgtacattaatgctcgtgttcgttttgagtaccagcaaaaacaaaaccgaaaatctgggttgtgttggcagctctgtggtttaagaatgcactcaccggtgtagctcggtaaagtgatgccaaactcagtactcactttttaaaactaggaatgagagttaaatgctatgaaatcaaaactgagaaccatcaataccatcataatttgatgtcagcggtgctctgtataggaGAGTGTGTTAGTTTAAATCAGCGAtgattttcatctttaccatcattcttcggattgcatcgtaaatcatgtggtgagctgatgaatagaaaaaatcaaatcttatgagcgagtttttgccacccttgaCCGTTTCATCGTTTTCATTATACTGTTTTTTCTGAATGAAGTTTAAATTACTTAATTAAGCTCTCGGTCCTCGTACACTAAGATTACTAGAAATCAATAAACCAATTTGAGGTATATAAACTCAAAAACTAGTAATGTAAACTAGTAAATAAGTATATAATAGCTTTTAATCAAAATATGGCTCTTTCAAACAAGAACAaactaagaaaaacaaaaaatcactcGAAACAATatacatttgtttgtttgttgcgaATGATATCCTATGTAGTAAACCTAATTTACTATTCTCATCGTCTGAATAGTAAAATACTGTTAAAAACATAGTTTTGAGTAACGCAAAGGTTTATGTGACAAATCATATCCTTCGAAAAGGTGAATGTGAGAGCATGGAACTAAAGCTTTCAGAATctcaggtttaaaatttttaagcagGCGGTTTATAGGTAaaagattcaaaacaattttggtttaattttatgaaaaatattgTGCGATTAGTAATATAAATAAAGAAATGTCAATATTTCTGATAAAAAAgcagtgtaaatatttttgatgaaccaGAGATTAtctattagaataaaaaaaatttaccaaattttgtgcagtttttgataactgtgtacattgaaaatctgtgcatgTGGCATCCATTAAAACCTCTCAACTCATTGACAAAATGAAACGAAACGAAATTTGAGGAATACAATTGAGAAGATTATAATGAACATAAGTGAAACTGGagtaatttctttcattttattgtattgtaattttcactggcgGTTAGCAAAGACTGCGATGCGCAAAAAAGCGACAGAATGCCGCAAAGGAAGCGAACCTGTCATTCGCATCAAATCATCCTCTTCGAGACCCCAAGTCACAAACataatttttaaattgaccgttacaatgcCAAACTTTTTATAACTAGAATAATTATACAATAATACTTAGTATTTGTGTTTACCTACTGCTTTACTTGAAACACTTTCgattttaactaaaaaaatatacatataCTCATTGAGGcttcaaatgaacaaataaataatTCTTGTCGTAAAAGAAAATTGCATGTTGAATCTGTAATTGCCCTTGGTTCACCATACGATTTTTTTCTAATCGATCTAGATTAGATGACTGTCTGAATAAACTTCGAAAACCtctaaaaagtctgcaaaactgCATAGTTCGCTAAAaagaaaattcatcaaattcaGATAAAATCTGCAACTTGGTATCTgtgattctgacgctcattattttgcTATTccgcgacgattccgtcgcattctatgctaAGCTGAAATTCACAATACTAATCGAACCAATAATCGTAGGAAATTAATCGATTACTGCGATTATCTGAAAGAATTCAAtcgattaaatttcattcgattaaCTGTGCCTTTACTCGATtattcgattaatcgatcgatattacgacatctctAGTCTTGTGACAAGACTCTTGTCAGGAAGTTATAACAGATTATAATAAGCGCATTTACTTGTTGAAATGGCAAATCAAACTCAACTTATCATCGATTTAGCTAATCTTGGACTTAGCGAAAGGAAAATAaatgaaacaataaaaaatggaTATCTGTGTAAAACAATATCAAACGCATTGTTGTTTGTGCCATGTGGCTATAAATTGACAAATGTTGAAGGACAATTAATCTATCAGGTTTGTACGAAAATCAAGCAACAATCAATGAATCATTTAGAATTTCTGGTTAAGAATATTCTTGAGAAGAAACTTGACACATCACTTCGTATAGATTCAGCTCTCGAATATTTGCTGGTGAATGGAACTAATAAAGAAGTCGATGTAGAACAATTCGAAATTTTTTGCGGTGTTGGCGTAGTTGTCACACCTGAAGAAATTGATCGTGCTGTGGAATCTGTGATTGCTCACAATAGAAAAGCAATTGAAGATCAAAGGTATCACTTTAATGTAGGTAAATTACTTGCTGCAGTACGTGCTAGCTTACCATGGGCTGAAGGAAAGTCAATAAAAAATGAGGTTGACgttcaaatttttaatttacttGGACCCAAAAGTGAAGCTGATATAGTACCACttactaaaaagtctaaaaacaaaactgaatttGTTTCGGAGATTAGTGCTTGTAACAGTTTTGCAGAGATAGTTTTCGACGGAGCAAAGTCAATTTCCGAACTGATGAAATCCGTTCATTTCCATGCTCCTGGTGAAAATCATAGAACAGATGGTTACGTCATTACAGATCGAACAGCTGATTTATTAAAAGAACATCTATGTAGAACAGGAGGTTTAGTTCAAACTCGATTTCCACCAGAACCAAATGGTATTCTACATATTGGTCACGCTAAAGCTATTAACATTAATTTTGGATACGCGAACGCTAAAAATGGCGTTTGCATATTACGCTTCGATGACACTAATCCTGAAAAAGAAGAGGAGAAATTTTTCATTGGCATCAAGGATATGGTTGATTGGTTAGGATATAAACCGTTCAAGATAACATATTCATCCGATAATTTCCAACAGTTGTATGAATTGGCGGttgtattgataaaaaagggaCTCTCATACGTGTGTCATCAAACAAATGaggaaatgaaaggttttaatcCCGAACCATCGAAGTGGCGTAATCGCCCGATCGAAGAGAGTCTGCAGCTTTTTGAGGATATGAAGAACGGAAAGATAAATGAAGGTGCAGCTACATTGCGCATGAAAGTTACTCTTGaagaaggtaaaattgatcCAGTAGCGTACAGGATAAAATTTCTTTTTCATCATAGGACCGGTAACGCGTGGTGTATTTATCCTACTTATGATTACACACACTGTTTATGTGACAGCATTGAAGATATAACTCATTCGCTTTGCACGAAGGAATTCCAATCACGTCGCTCATCTTATTATTGGCTTTGTAATGCGTTAGATATGTATTGCCCTGTTCAATGGGAGTATGGTCGACTTAACCTAAACTATACCGTTGTTTCAAAACGAAAAATTGGCAAATTGATAGCAGAAGGTAAGTTACtaaagttttattttatttatattcaatatttatttcattgcttcagctgtttttcaaagaaagcGAACCTTattaaagtaaacaaatcgaatttcTTTCTCCCACTaataaatacttcataatcctacaattttgcctaaaaattcggattctgCAATCTTAGTAATGCAAAGAACTATAAATGGCGAAGCTGTCATTCagtttatttattcgatttatTCGCCCTTCGTGCTCCATGTCAaaaaacagggcgatacttaaattactagtaaggaagggcgaaaccttttttgaaaaacagttgacTTATTGTATTTATAGATCGTTATTTTgataaaatgttgtttcaaaaacgttatttcattcgaaaacaAACACGAAAACGAATAATCGAAAACAAACACCAAAACGAATAAATCTTTTAACGAGGTGCTCATCATATCTCATCACTCCTCTTGGATGAACACCGAGTTTAAGGCTTCAGTCCTATTTGCTCGACGAATTTCCGCAATCCTTTAGGACCTAAAGGCTTTGTTAATGCATCTGCAACCATCTCACTGGTCGGACAATACACCAACTTGATGACATCTTTCTCTGCTAATTCCCGTACATAATGCCTTTTAGTGTCGATATGTTTAACGCGACCACTGGTCCTTTCCGACGTAGCAAAACTGAGACATCCTTGGTTATCCTCGAGAATGACAGTAGCTTTGTCTTCTGCTTCACTCAATTCAGACAACAATCGCCTAAGCCAAACGGTTTCTTGACAAGCTAGCGACAGTGCGTTGTACTCAGCTTCGAGGGACGACAGTGCAACAGAACATTGTGCTTTGCTCACCCAGCTAATTGGACCGCTTCCATAGAAAAAGATAAACCCGGTTGTTGATCTCCTTGTGCGAACATCTCCTGCCCAATCAGAATCAAAAATCCTCTTAAACACCATCCTTCTCCTGGTCCGAATTGCAATTTCAAAGCACTCGTCACGCTCAAATATTGCAGAACTCGTTTCGCTGCATACCAATCCATGTTGTTGGGCTCACTCACTTTCCAACACTCAAAGATAGATCTGGTCTTGCGTTAACGGCTAAATATAATAAAGCTCCAACAAGACTTCGGTACATTGTTGGATTTTCAAATCGTTTACTATCATCGTTACTCGGTTTGTACCCTGGATCCATAGGAATCTTGGAGGGTCGACAATTCTTCATATTGAACTTACAAAGCAATGTATGGATGTAGACGGATAGTCGCAAAGTATAGTAGCATCCCACTCTTTCAATTTCGAATCCCAAAAAATGACGTACATATCCAAGCGAAGTAATGTCAAATTTCTTCTTAAGCCCTTCGTAAACCACATTTATATCAGTCTCATCAGCACTACCAATCAATAGATCGTCCACGTACACTAAAATAACAACAAACGGTTTTCCATATCGGATGTAAAGACATGGATCTGCGCTGCTTGGTTTAAACTTCAACCCAAGAAGTACAGAGTGCAACGCTTTATTCCAACATCTCGCAGATTGTCGCAAACCGTATATACTTTTTCGTAGTTTGCATACCTTTTGCTCGTTGCCTGGAGTTTCGAAACCTGGAGGTTGCTGCATATATAGCTCTTCTTCGACAGTACCGTTGAGGTAGGCCGTCCGAACATCATACTGCTTCAGTATCAACTGTTTCTTTCCCGCAACTGCTAATAGTGTACGCAATGTTGCCTGCCGTGTGACCGGCGCATACACTTCCGAAATAATCAACACCGAAACACTGTGAGTATCCTTGCGCAACGATACGAGCTTTATGCTTGACAATAGCACCCGTTTCATCTCGTTTAATCTTAAATACCCACTTCGCGCCGATAACTTTCTTACCTGATGGAAGATCTGATAG comes from Malaya genurostris strain Urasoe2022 chromosome 3, Malgen_1.1, whole genome shotgun sequence and encodes:
- the LOC131434568 gene encoding probable glutamine--tRNA ligase isoform X1, which codes for MANQTQLIIDLANLGLSERKINETIKNGYLCKTISNALLFVPCGYKLTNVEGQLIYQVCTKIKQQSMNHLEFLVKNILEKKLDTSLRIDSALEYLLVNGTNKEVDVEQFEIFCGVGVVVTPEEIDRAVESVIAHNRKAIEDQRYHFNVGKLLAAVRASLPWAEGKSIKNEVDVQIFNLLGPKSEADIVPLTKKSKNKTEFVSEISACNSFAEIVFDGAKSISELMKSVHFHAPGENHRTDGYVITDRTADLLKEHLCRTGGLVQTRFPPEPNGILHIGHAKAININFGYANAKNGVCILRFDDTNPEKEEEKFFIGIKDMVDWLGYKPFKITYSSDNFQQLYELAVVLIKKGLSYVCHQTNEEMKGFNPEPSKWRNRPIEESLQLFEDMKNGKINEGAATLRMKVTLEEGKIDPVAYRIKFLFHHRTGNAWCIYPTYDYTHCLCDSIEDITHSLCTKEFQSRRSSYYWLCNALDMYCPVQWEYGRLNLNYTVVSKRKIGKLIAEGIVKDWDDPRLFTLTALRRRGFPAEAINNFCARMGVTGAQSSIDPSALEASVRDILNITARRALVVLEPLKITITNFQYDAPVEIVVPNFPSDPNKGVHKIWLHNVLYIERSDFTEFPEKGYRRLTSHQSVGLRYAGLVIFVTDILRDSFGNVVELICKCERGETTEKPKAFIQWVSKPTEIEVRIYERLFYHKNPEDTNEIPEGFVSDCNLESLRIVSAYGDASIKNAKVYDKFQFERIGYFSVDPDSNDDRLIFNKTVGLKEDSRKA